From Candidatus Bathyarchaeia archaeon:
GGACGTTTACACAGACGCGCAGACAATGGCTTGGATCATGGATACTTACAGCCAATTTAAAGGTTACAGTGTCCCAGAATGTGTCACCGGAAAACCTTTAAGTGTTGGAGGTTCTGAAGGGAGGGCTGAAGCAACTTCTCTTGGTGTAATGTTTTGTATAAGGGAAGCCGCTAAAATCCTCGGTTTTAAAATGAATGAAGCGAGGGTTGTTATTCAAGGGTTTGGAAGTGTAGGGTGGAACGCCGCAAAAATAGCCTATGATTGGGGATGTAAAATAATAGGCGTAAGCGACTCCAGCGGAGGAATCTATTGTAAAGATGGGTTAAACCCGTACAAGGTTTATGAGCATAAGGCTAAGACGGGTTCTGTCCTAAATTTTGATGGTTGCAGAAATATCACTAACGAGGAACTGTTGGAGTTGGAATGCGATGTGCTTGTGCCAGCAGCCCTAGAAAACCAAATAACAAAGGCAAACGCCGACAAAATAAAAGCAAAAATTGTAGCAGAAGGAGCCAACGGACCAACAACCCCAGAAGCCGACAAAGTGCTTAATGAGAAGGGCGTGTTCTTAATTCCAGACATATTGGCAAACTCTGGTG
This genomic window contains:
- a CDS encoding Glu/Leu/Phe/Val dehydrogenase, whose product is HPNVTLDEVTALAMWMTWKCAVVDIPYGGAKGGVCCNPKEMSKGELERLTRRYTSLILDLIGPYRDVPAPDVYTDAQTMAWIMDTYSQFKGYSVPECVTGKPLSVGGSEGRAEATSLGVMFCIREAAKILGFKMNEARVVIQGFGSVGWNAAKIAYDWGCKIIGVSDSSGGIYCKDGLNPYKVYEHKAKTGSVLNFDGCRNITNEELLELECDVLVPAALENQITKANADKIKAKIVAEGANGPTTPEADKVLNEKGVFLIPDILANSGGVTVSYFEWVQNLTREHWTLEEVKQKLERKMVKAFNDVYKISKNEEEPMRTAALMLGVGRVAEAIKTLGLWP